One window of Petrotoga miotherma DSM 10691 genomic DNA carries:
- a CDS encoding polysaccharide deacetylase family protein codes for MKISFGFYPQGKIKALTMSYDDGQIYDRRLIRIFNKYGIKGTFHLNSGKLDSEPFLNSSEIRDLFEGNEVAIHTLNHPYLTRVPKESIIEEIMEDRERLESLVNYPIRGMSYPYGDYGEELLELLPYLGIEYSRTVNSHGNFSLPTHFLRWNPTCHHDDNLLKKYEEFKKLESNETMPLLYVWGHSFEFERNNNWDLIEEFCKKISNDETIWYETNAEIMDYLKALKNLKFSVNKKIVYNPSALTVWIGVDGSPVKVEGGRYLTL; via the coding sequence ATGAAAATATCTTTCGGCTTTTATCCACAAGGCAAAATAAAGGCTTTAACCATGAGTTATGATGATGGACAAATTTATGACAGAAGATTGATAAGGATCTTCAATAAGTACGGAATCAAAGGTACCTTCCATTTAAATTCAGGAAAATTAGATTCAGAACCATTTTTAAACTCTTCCGAAATAAGGGATCTCTTTGAGGGTAATGAAGTTGCTATACATACATTAAATCACCCTTATCTCACAAGAGTACCAAAGGAATCAATAATTGAGGAAATTATGGAGGATAGGGAAAGATTAGAGTCTTTAGTAAACTATCCAATAAGGGGTATGTCATATCCTTATGGGGATTACGGTGAAGAACTTTTAGAATTACTTCCATATTTGGGAATTGAATATTCAAGAACTGTTAATTCTCATGGTAACTTTTCTCTACCTACACATTTTTTAAGGTGGAATCCTACTTGTCATCATGATGATAACTTGTTAAAAAAATATGAAGAATTTAAGAAATTAGAATCTAATGAAACTATGCCTTTGTTGTATGTATGGGGGCACAGTTTTGAATTTGAAAGGAATAATAACTGGGATCTGATTGAAGAGTTTTGCAAAAAAATATCGAACGATGAAACAATTTGGTATGAGACAAATGCAGAGATCATGGATTATTTGAAAGCTTTAAAGAATCTAAAATTTAGTGTAAATAAAAAAATAGTTTATAATCCTTCTGCTTTAACAGTATGGATAGGAGTGGATGGTAGTCCAGTGAAGGTAGAAGGCGGCAGATATCTGACTTTATAG